The Polynucleobacter sp. MWH-UH35A genomic interval CAAAGGATGTATCCATGAGTAACTTAACGCTATTTCTGATCCAGTGGGGCTTAACCTCTTTATCCCTTTGGGTTGCCAGCTACATCTTTAGCGGTTTACGCTTTGCTGATGGTGGCTCGCTGTTGATTGCCGCCCTACTCTTGGGCTTTGCCAATGCCATCGTTAAGCCACTACTTATTCTTTTTACGCTGCCATTGACAGTCGTGACTATGGGCCTATTCTTGCTCGTAATCAACGCATTGGTATTGATGTTGGTTTCTGCAGTAGTCAGTGGTTTTACGATCTCTAGCTTCTGGACCGCATTCTTTGCCAGCATTTTTATTTCTTTGTTCAGCCTCTTTGTCAGTGGCTTAGTTTTCTAAGTCACTACTTGGCATCCTCCTGCTTCTACTTACTTGCAGGATAGATATTAGACCAAGGATGCAACGCAGTTTTGCATGGCTGCGACTTGGTCGCCAATGATTTAGCATTCTCGGCGGCGATACTGATGCCGCCAGTCAAAAAGCCTAGCCCAATAGAGACGGCACTATTTACAACCCCAGCCTTATTAACTCCAGTTTGTGGATTTTGTAAAGTGCCCTCGATCTTAACTAGGCCCGCAAGATCCAAACCTGTTGTGAGCCCTGATTTCTCTCTTGGGTTAATGGTGATATTCAGAGCCTCATTCGCAAGATTGATAGTGCCTGCAAGGGTAATATCAAGACGATCAGTTTCCACCCCAACAGAATTCTGAATATTCACGATGCCATTATTCATCGGCAGATAAGCAACCGCACAATCCAAAATAGTTTGATTCGATTTTGTATACATGGGGTTAATTGCATCTATTACAGTAATTACAAAGTCTCCGCCCTTGTTAATAAACTTGGAATCCAGTTTACTTGGGCCTACTGAAATCTGAACAACTCCATTAGCGCGACTGGCAATCTGATGTGGACTTATGCCACTCCCTCGCAAGTTCCATGCAACTTGTGTGTTGCCACCAGAAACCCTCGCTCCGGAATCGGCATTGGTAACAATCTGATCCAAGGCAAATCCTTTAGCCAAACCCGTGAAAGCAATTTTTGGGGTGGCGCCATCAAACTCAGCAATAGAAATTTGCGCTTGTGCGCTTCCTTTGCCAATATTAAAACTGACATCATTGGCATCAATCACGTTTTTCTTGAAATGCAAACTTGTCTTAAAGTTAGTAAACGGAGCTTGATCTGGTACCCCTAGTTCTGCAATATTAATATTGATCAAACCGTCAGCCAATGGCAAAAGATCGAAAGGCAATGCATCGTCTGAGAAAAAATACCTTCCCTGAGCTTGCCGGGGTTTTGCCTGGATAGTTTTTCCGCTTGAGCCAGCAATAGCAGCTGATCCCAGTAAAGGAGCAATATCAAACGATTTAGAGTCGAGATTGATACTGAATTGCGGCAAAGTCTGAGGCTTCTTATCAATTTCACCGGCTATTGATAGAGACTTGCCATTTAATGTCAGCACTAAATCAAGATCCATTTTGACTGGGGATTGATTCCAAGCTGAATATGCATTTCGTAATGAACCTATTTTTCCTTTTAGATTCAGGGTGTTGCTGTCATAGCGAAGGTCCATCAAAACCATCGCCTTTCCACCACTGCCATCAAGCGTAAATTTGGGCACCCTGATTGACTTGACGGCCTGGTTACCATCTTGGTAATGAATCTGCGCATCGACAATATTCATCGCTTCAAACGAGACGAACGTAGTGTCAGATGAGCTGCTAGCCGCTGTTTGCATTGTCGTTGTTTGGCTTGATGTTGTATTGGCAGCCAAGACTGGTGCAGCAAAGT includes:
- a CDS encoding phage holin family protein, which codes for MSNLTLFLIQWGLTSLSLWVASYIFSGLRFADGGSLLIAALLLGFANAIVKPLLILFTLPLTVVTMGLFLLVINALVLMLVSAVVSGFTISSFWTAFFASIFISLFSLFVSGLVF
- a CDS encoding AsmA family protein, with protein sequence MNKTLKITLIAIAGFLTLAVLAVWYASSFVNPAQLTQLLSSSVKEATGRELKITGPVSLSLFPNISVKAEQLSLSNASWASDPNMLTFKKVELDIRIWPLLRGNVEISRIGVLGLEANLQTNKSGDGNWNFAAPVLAANTTSSQTTTMQTAASSSSDTTFVSFEAMNIVDAQIHYQDGNQAVKSIRVPKFTLDGSGGKAMVLMDLRYDSNTLNLKGKIGSLRNAYSAWNQSPVKMDLDLVLTLNGKSLSIAGEIDKKPQTLPQFSINLDSKSFDIAPLLGSAAIAGSSGKTIQAKPRQAQGRYFFSDDALPFDLLPLADGLININIAELGVPDQAPFTNFKTSLHFKKNVIDANDVSFNIGKGSAQAQISIAEFDGATPKIAFTGLAKGFALDQIVTNADSGARVSGGNTQVAWNLRGSGISPHQIASRANGVVQISVGPSKLDSKFINKGGDFVITVIDAINPMYTKSNQTILDCAVAYLPMNNGIVNIQNSVGVETDRLDITLAGTINLANEALNITINPREKSGLTTGLDLAGLVKIEGTLQNPQTGVNKAGVVNSAVSIGLGFLTGGISIAAENAKSLATKSQPCKTALHPWSNIYPASK